Proteins encoded together in one Sander lucioperca isolate FBNREF2018 chromosome 17, SLUC_FBN_1.2, whole genome shotgun sequence window:
- the haus6 gene encoding HAUS augmin-like complex subunit 6 isoform X2, whose amino-acid sequence MANPALLQKKNGKYLWFALLGLGLQPDAALSLIGKTNINVKHINLGPNMFDKPNKDAFYIVTHFLLERLNPARFNETYRHCWPVLNHKADAEFRKVTCAWLREIMDETGNAGSKVVASLFLSPGGPKFISLMFNLASHVMLQEMKTFTADDSWVPEAAANPASSLAMAVKRLNLITTRFLKAGVNQDRFLHEYQRQAQLLVKSMRDIRAEGPKYDELLKLHSSDSTQEGDSSAEKTQMVRSLWSDIDRMLSTIKEEQHAVESVLKGEVDQYVLDGTDRTLNIPRSLLERIEQLPHQLSSGNVYEAGQLNVLCVLELTKHTLQLLREERCRVSHASKPQLSPQHLQEKCQQMARALQNLQLLRQRISKEEIPEVRSTIRELEAAWDRKWMDTLKDTPLLSFLNEDPALGFLSPMAPLSFEPAADASYRSSVFSQYPAKLLEEKPAESKSQKGAPPSSSKPKSPATAERTESPVNTQVSSKANTSLDWLFDTPSPPLRAPSVPPPQASVRKTAHVDQKVTPMRNETRILDMECDNLADQFADAVTTTSPPEGRAKVMDLDGLLGTLHRGPFSARKQLPRTPESLILDVKSSWRKAVEEDEAEKMGQLAKFNNGIAGRLTPLDEHNVLLSPDASSQSDSCRITPPLTSHSSPPVSQHGVSLKSALFWDTFNAEALDSPSGTGSSAVQFSLDHETLPEMSSCDSLLSLDDEAVDLKSEEDDKLLIPSLETEVMQSALTPRHYLGQIQQACDDCSFMEGRKRTPECLLSGHTVSGLDKDWLMEPAKLVEATDKVFSLDLDALETPSPPKKQEYSLPKLITFSPIDDMKC is encoded by the exons ATGGCGAACCCGgcattgttgcagaaaaagaaTGGGAAATATCTCTGGTTTGCTCTTCTCGGACTCGGACTTCAACCAGACGCTGCATTGTCGCTAATCGGCAAAACTAACATAAACGTTAAACACATCAACCTGGGACC GAATATGTTCGACAAACCAAACAAGGATGCCTTCTACATAGTAACCCATTTCCTGTTGGAGAGACTCAACCCGGCACGATTTAACGAGACATACAG GCACTGCTGGCCTGTTTTGAACCACAAAGCAGATGCTGAGTTTCGCAAAGTTACCTGCGCTTGGCTGCGAGAAATTATG GATGAAACTGGAAATGCAGGATCCAAAGTGGTAGCATCCTTGTTCCTCTCACCCGGAGGCCCCAAGTTTATCAGCTTGATGTTTAATTTGGCCAGTCACGTCATGCTGCAGGAAATGAAGACATTCACTGCAG ATGACAGTTGGGTTCCTGAGGCTGCAGCAAATCCCGCTTCCTCCCTGGCCATGGCAGTGAAGAGACTCAACCTGATTACTACCCGTTTTTTGAAAGCTGGAGTGAATCAGGACCGCTTTCTTCACGAGTACCAGAGACAAGCACA GCTCCTGGTGAAGTCCATGAGGGACATCAGAGCAGAAGGTCCCAAGTATGATGAGCTACTTAA ACTTCACAGCAGTGACTCTACACAGGAGGGAGATTCTTCAGCTGAGAAGACCCAAATG GTGCGCTCCTTGTGGTCGGATATTGATAGAATGCTGTCGACTATCAAAGAGGAACAGCATGCAGTGGAAAGTGTTTTGAAGGGGGAAGTGGATCAGTATGTCCTGGACGGTACAGATCGAACCCTCAACATTCCTCGCAGTCTGCTGGAGAGAATTGAACAGCTCCCACATCAG TTGAGTTCAGGGAATGTGTATGAGGCTGGCCAGTTGAACGTCCTGTGTGTGTTGGAGCTGACAAAGCACACGCTGCAGCTCCTGAGGGAGGAGCGATGTCGGGTCTCTCATGCCTCCAAGCCTCAGCTCAGTCCTCAGCACCTGCAGGAAAAATGTCAGCAGATGGCCCGTGCACTGCAGAACCTCCAACTACTCAG ACAGAGGATTTCCAAGGAAGAAATTCCTGAGGTCAGGAGTACCATCAGAGAGTTGGAAGCTGCATGGGACAGGAAGTGGATGGATACCCTGAAAGACACACCCCTATTATCATTTCTGAATGAAGATCCT gctctTGGCTTCCTGTCACCAATGGCTCCACTGTCTTTTGAACCGGCAGCTGACGCTAGTTACAGGAGTAGTGTCTTCTCTCAGTATCCTGCAAAGCTTCTCG AGGAGAAGCCTGCGGAGAGTAAATCACAGAAAGGTGCCCCCCCTAGTTCTTCTAAACCGAAGAG CCCTGCAACGGCTGAAAGGACTGAAAGTCCTGTTAACACTCAAGTGTCATCAAAAGCAAATACCTCTCTGGACTGGCTTTTTGACACCCCATCCCCTCCTCTGAGGGCTCCATCAGTACCACCACCTCAG GCTAGTGTGAGGAAGACGGCCCATGTTGATCAGAAGGTGACTCCCATGAGGAACGAGACTCGGATATTAGACATGGAATGTGATAACCTCGCTGATCAG tttgcAGATGCTGTAACTACAACCAGTCCTCCAGAAGGCAGGGCCAAGGTTATGGACTTGGATGGCCTTCTCGGCACTCTTCATAGAGGTCCCTTCTCTGCTAGAAAGCAGCTGCCACGTACACCTGAGAGCTTGA TTCTGGATGTGAAGAGCTCCTGGCGCAAGGCAGTTGAGGAAGACGAAGCTGAGAAAATGGGGCAGTTGGCCAAGTTTAACAACGGTATAGCAGGGCGGCTCACTCCCCTCGATGAGCACAACGTGTTGCTGAGCCCCGATGCTTCCTCCCAGAGTGACTCTTGCCGTATCACCCCTCCTTTGACAAGCCACAGCAGCCCCCCTGTCAGCCAGCATGGAGTCTCCCTTAAATCCGCTCTGTTCTGGGACACCTTTAATGCCGAGGCTCTCGACAGCCCTAGTGGCACTGGCAGCAGTGCGGTCCAGTTCAGCCTCGATCATGAAACACTCCCTGAAATGTCGAGCTGTGACAGTCTGCTGAGCCTCGACGATGAAGCGGTGGATTTGAAGAGTGAGGAGGATGATAAGCTCCTAATCCCCTCTCTGGAGACTGAGGTGATGCAATCAGCACTAACCCCACGTCATTATCTGGGTCAGATCCAGCAGGCGTGCGATGACTGCTCCTTCATGGAAGGCAGGAAGAGGACACCTGAGTGTCTTCTGTCGGGACACACAGTCTCTGGTTTGGACAAAGACTGGCTAATGGAGCCTGCAAAATTAGTGGAAGCTACAGACAAGGTCTTCTCTCTGGACCTAGACGCACTGGAGACTCCTTCACCCCCAAAGAAGCAGGAGTACAGCCTCCCAAAACTGATCACATTCTCCCCGATAGATGACATGAAGTGTTAA
- the haus6 gene encoding HAUS augmin-like complex subunit 6 isoform X1 produces MANPALLQKKNGKYLWFALLGLGLQPDAALSLIGKTNINVKHINLGPNMFDKPNKDAFYIVTHFLLERLNPARFNETYRHCWPVLNHKADAEFRKVTCAWLREIMDETGNAGSKVVASLFLSPGGPKFISLMFNLASHVMLQEMKTFTADDSWVPEAAANPASSLAMAVKRLNLITTRFLKAGVNQDRFLHEYQRQAQLLVKSMRDIRAEGPKYDELLKLHSSDSTQEGDSSAEKTQMVRSLWSDIDRMLSTIKEEQHAVESVLKGEVDQYVLDGTDRTLNIPRSLLERIEQLPHQLSSGNVYEAGQLNVLCVLELTKHTLQLLREERCRVSHASKPQLSPQHLQEKCQQMARALQNLQLLRQRISKEEIPEVRSTIRELEAAWDRKWMDTLKDTPLLSFLNEDPALGFLSPMAPLSFEPAADASYRSSVFSQYPAKLLEEKPAESKSQKGAPPSSSKPKSSSPATAERTESPVNTQVSSKANTSLDWLFDTPSPPLRAPSVPPPQASVRKTAHVDQKVTPMRNETRILDMECDNLADQFADAVTTTSPPEGRAKVMDLDGLLGTLHRGPFSARKQLPRTPESLILDVKSSWRKAVEEDEAEKMGQLAKFNNGIAGRLTPLDEHNVLLSPDASSQSDSCRITPPLTSHSSPPVSQHGVSLKSALFWDTFNAEALDSPSGTGSSAVQFSLDHETLPEMSSCDSLLSLDDEAVDLKSEEDDKLLIPSLETEVMQSALTPRHYLGQIQQACDDCSFMEGRKRTPECLLSGHTVSGLDKDWLMEPAKLVEATDKVFSLDLDALETPSPPKKQEYSLPKLITFSPIDDMKC; encoded by the exons ATGGCGAACCCGgcattgttgcagaaaaagaaTGGGAAATATCTCTGGTTTGCTCTTCTCGGACTCGGACTTCAACCAGACGCTGCATTGTCGCTAATCGGCAAAACTAACATAAACGTTAAACACATCAACCTGGGACC GAATATGTTCGACAAACCAAACAAGGATGCCTTCTACATAGTAACCCATTTCCTGTTGGAGAGACTCAACCCGGCACGATTTAACGAGACATACAG GCACTGCTGGCCTGTTTTGAACCACAAAGCAGATGCTGAGTTTCGCAAAGTTACCTGCGCTTGGCTGCGAGAAATTATG GATGAAACTGGAAATGCAGGATCCAAAGTGGTAGCATCCTTGTTCCTCTCACCCGGAGGCCCCAAGTTTATCAGCTTGATGTTTAATTTGGCCAGTCACGTCATGCTGCAGGAAATGAAGACATTCACTGCAG ATGACAGTTGGGTTCCTGAGGCTGCAGCAAATCCCGCTTCCTCCCTGGCCATGGCAGTGAAGAGACTCAACCTGATTACTACCCGTTTTTTGAAAGCTGGAGTGAATCAGGACCGCTTTCTTCACGAGTACCAGAGACAAGCACA GCTCCTGGTGAAGTCCATGAGGGACATCAGAGCAGAAGGTCCCAAGTATGATGAGCTACTTAA ACTTCACAGCAGTGACTCTACACAGGAGGGAGATTCTTCAGCTGAGAAGACCCAAATG GTGCGCTCCTTGTGGTCGGATATTGATAGAATGCTGTCGACTATCAAAGAGGAACAGCATGCAGTGGAAAGTGTTTTGAAGGGGGAAGTGGATCAGTATGTCCTGGACGGTACAGATCGAACCCTCAACATTCCTCGCAGTCTGCTGGAGAGAATTGAACAGCTCCCACATCAG TTGAGTTCAGGGAATGTGTATGAGGCTGGCCAGTTGAACGTCCTGTGTGTGTTGGAGCTGACAAAGCACACGCTGCAGCTCCTGAGGGAGGAGCGATGTCGGGTCTCTCATGCCTCCAAGCCTCAGCTCAGTCCTCAGCACCTGCAGGAAAAATGTCAGCAGATGGCCCGTGCACTGCAGAACCTCCAACTACTCAG ACAGAGGATTTCCAAGGAAGAAATTCCTGAGGTCAGGAGTACCATCAGAGAGTTGGAAGCTGCATGGGACAGGAAGTGGATGGATACCCTGAAAGACACACCCCTATTATCATTTCTGAATGAAGATCCT gctctTGGCTTCCTGTCACCAATGGCTCCACTGTCTTTTGAACCGGCAGCTGACGCTAGTTACAGGAGTAGTGTCTTCTCTCAGTATCCTGCAAAGCTTCTCG AGGAGAAGCCTGCGGAGAGTAAATCACAGAAAGGTGCCCCCCCTAGTTCTTCTAAACCGAAGAG CTCTAGCCCTGCAACGGCTGAAAGGACTGAAAGTCCTGTTAACACTCAAGTGTCATCAAAAGCAAATACCTCTCTGGACTGGCTTTTTGACACCCCATCCCCTCCTCTGAGGGCTCCATCAGTACCACCACCTCAG GCTAGTGTGAGGAAGACGGCCCATGTTGATCAGAAGGTGACTCCCATGAGGAACGAGACTCGGATATTAGACATGGAATGTGATAACCTCGCTGATCAG tttgcAGATGCTGTAACTACAACCAGTCCTCCAGAAGGCAGGGCCAAGGTTATGGACTTGGATGGCCTTCTCGGCACTCTTCATAGAGGTCCCTTCTCTGCTAGAAAGCAGCTGCCACGTACACCTGAGAGCTTGA TTCTGGATGTGAAGAGCTCCTGGCGCAAGGCAGTTGAGGAAGACGAAGCTGAGAAAATGGGGCAGTTGGCCAAGTTTAACAACGGTATAGCAGGGCGGCTCACTCCCCTCGATGAGCACAACGTGTTGCTGAGCCCCGATGCTTCCTCCCAGAGTGACTCTTGCCGTATCACCCCTCCTTTGACAAGCCACAGCAGCCCCCCTGTCAGCCAGCATGGAGTCTCCCTTAAATCCGCTCTGTTCTGGGACACCTTTAATGCCGAGGCTCTCGACAGCCCTAGTGGCACTGGCAGCAGTGCGGTCCAGTTCAGCCTCGATCATGAAACACTCCCTGAAATGTCGAGCTGTGACAGTCTGCTGAGCCTCGACGATGAAGCGGTGGATTTGAAGAGTGAGGAGGATGATAAGCTCCTAATCCCCTCTCTGGAGACTGAGGTGATGCAATCAGCACTAACCCCACGTCATTATCTGGGTCAGATCCAGCAGGCGTGCGATGACTGCTCCTTCATGGAAGGCAGGAAGAGGACACCTGAGTGTCTTCTGTCGGGACACACAGTCTCTGGTTTGGACAAAGACTGGCTAATGGAGCCTGCAAAATTAGTGGAAGCTACAGACAAGGTCTTCTCTCTGGACCTAGACGCACTGGAGACTCCTTCACCCCCAAAGAAGCAGGAGTACAGCCTCCCAAAACTGATCACATTCTCCCCGATAGATGACATGAAGTGTTAA